In Candidatus Promineifilum breve, one genomic interval encodes:
- the leuC gene encoding 3-isopropylmalate dehydratase large subunit gives MKNQPQTIIDKIWETHVVAQEPESPALLYIDLHLIHEVTSPQAFTGLRARGLTVRRPQQTVATIDHSVPTTPLDVPIFDQMAATQIAQMETNARDFGIKLMGMHSRNRGIVHVIGPELGLTQPGMTIVCGDSHTATHGAFGALAFGIGTSEVEHVLASQCLLQVKPKTYAVNVEGRLRPGVTAKDIILALLAQIGVGGGTGHVFEYRGTAIRALTMEERMTICNMSIEGGARAGLVSPDDTTFAYIHGRPFAPQGAAWDAAVAKWRRLPSDEDAAYDKSVDLDASALEPMITYGTNPGMGIPISAPVPDPAALGDLTERLTLQRSLDYMGLQPGRPLLGHPVDVVFIGSCTNSRISDLRLAAGMMDGRTVKDGVRVMVVPGSQEVKRQAEAEGLDRIFKAAGAEWREAGCSMCIAMNGDQLAPGQYAVSTSNRNFEGRQGKGGRTFLASPLTAAAAAVTGEITDAREMM, from the coding sequence ATGAAAAATCAACCCCAAACCATCATCGACAAAATCTGGGAAACCCACGTGGTGGCCCAGGAGCCGGAAAGCCCGGCCTTACTCTACATTGACCTCCATCTGATCCACGAGGTCACGTCGCCGCAGGCGTTCACCGGACTGCGCGCGCGCGGGCTGACCGTGCGCCGGCCACAGCAAACCGTCGCCACCATCGACCACAGCGTGCCCACCACCCCGCTGGACGTGCCCATCTTTGACCAGATGGCCGCGACCCAGATCGCCCAGATGGAGACAAACGCCCGCGACTTCGGCATCAAGTTAATGGGCATGCACAGCCGCAACCGGGGCATCGTCCACGTCATCGGGCCGGAACTGGGGCTGACCCAACCGGGCATGACCATCGTCTGCGGCGACAGCCACACCGCCACCCACGGCGCGTTCGGGGCGTTGGCCTTCGGCATCGGCACCAGCGAGGTCGAGCACGTCCTGGCCAGCCAATGCCTGTTGCAAGTGAAGCCCAAGACCTACGCCGTCAACGTCGAGGGTCGCCTGCGGCCGGGCGTGACGGCCAAGGACATCATCCTGGCCCTGTTGGCCCAGATCGGCGTCGGCGGCGGCACGGGCCACGTCTTCGAATATCGCGGCACGGCCATCCGGGCGCTGACGATGGAAGAGCGGATGACGATCTGCAACATGAGCATCGAGGGCGGGGCTCGGGCCGGTCTGGTATCGCCGGATGACACGACCTTCGCCTATATCCACGGCCGCCCCTTCGCGCCCCAGGGCGCGGCGTGGGACGCGGCCGTAGCCAAGTGGCGCCGGCTGCCCAGCGACGAGGACGCGGCCTACGACAAGTCAGTCGATCTGGACGCTTCCGCCCTGGAGCCGATGATCACCTATGGCACGAACCCGGGCATGGGCATCCCCATCTCCGCGCCGGTGCCCGACCCGGCGGCGCTGGGCGATCTGACCGAACGGCTGACGCTGCAACGCTCGCTGGATTACATGGGGCTGCAACCGGGCCGGCCGCTGCTGGGCCATCCGGTGGACGTGGTGTTCATCGGCAGTTGCACCAATTCGCGCATCAGCGATCTGCGGCTGGCGGCGGGGATGATGGACGGCCGCACCGTCAAGGACGGCGTGCGGGTCATGGTCGTGCCCGGCTCGCAAGAGGTGAAGCGGCAGGCCGAGGCCGAGGGGCTGGATCGCATCTTCAAGGCTGCCGGGGCCGAGTGGCGCGAGGCGGGTTGCAGCATGTGTATCGCCATGAACGGCGACCAACTGGCACCGGGCCAATACGCCGTCAGCACCAGCAACCGCAATTTCGAGGGGCGACAGGGCAAGGGCGGTCGGACGTTCCTGGCCAGCCCCCTGACCGCCGCCGCCGCGGCCGTGACGGGCGAAATCACCGACGCGCGGGAGATGATGTAA
- a CDS encoding class I SAM-dependent methyltransferase encodes MSRRSDVTAERERPAVDAAANGARRDTAWQAAALTDAYLAGVRGAIPLAAEQIDIICRLARAARPEARRILDLGCGDGILGQALLDTFAGNAPTAVLADFSPPMLAAARQRLEGYEAEFVQVDYAKHGWNAAVGDEGSFDVIVSGFSIHHQPDVRKWAIYRDVYNFLAPGGIFLNLEHVASASRWGEKQFETYFIDALARYHAPRGKTREQVAADFYHRPDKDANILASVEDQCAWLRIIGFEHVDCFLKVFELALFGGIKPGANDE; translated from the coding sequence ATGAGCCGACGGTCTGACGTGACGGCCGAGCGAGAGCGGCCGGCCGTCGATGCCGCAGCCAACGGCGCTCGCCGCGATACGGCCTGGCAGGCGGCGGCGCTGACCGATGCCTATCTGGCGGGCGTGCGCGGGGCCATCCCCCTGGCCGCCGAGCAGATCGACATCATCTGTCGTCTGGCGCGGGCCGCCCGGCCGGAGGCGCGCCGCATCCTCGATCTGGGCTGCGGCGACGGCATTCTCGGCCAGGCGTTGCTCGATACCTTTGCCGGCAACGCGCCCACGGCGGTGCTGGCCGATTTTTCGCCGCCCATGCTGGCGGCCGCCCGTCAGCGGCTGGAGGGATACGAGGCGGAATTCGTCCAGGTTGACTATGCGAAACACGGCTGGAATGCCGCCGTGGGCGATGAGGGCAGTTTTGACGTCATCGTCTCCGGCTTCTCTATCCATCACCAGCCGGACGTGCGTAAATGGGCCATCTATCGCGACGTTTACAACTTTCTGGCCCCCGGTGGCATCTTCCTGAATCTGGAGCACGTCGCCTCGGCCTCGCGCTGGGGCGAAAAGCAGTTCGAGACGTATTTCATTGACGCCCTGGCCCGCTACCACGCCCCGCGCGGCAAGACCCGCGAACAGGTGGCGGCCGACTTCTATCATCGGCCGGACAAGGACGCCAACATCCTGGCCTCGGTCGAAGACCAATGCGCCTGGCTACGCATCATCGGCTTCGAGCACGTCGATTGCTTTCTGAAGGTGTTTGAGCTGGCTCTCTTCGGGGGGATAAAGCCGGGGGCTAATGACGAATGA
- a CDS encoding 2-isopropylmalate synthase: MTQQTAANDTILIFDTTLRDGEQSPGATLNVEEKLEIARQLSRLGVDICEAGFPIASPGDFEAVRRIAEEVGPLTEGRKDGRPMVIAGLARANEEDIRRAYDAVKVAPRHRIHTFLATSDIHLKHKLRMDREECVEQVIRSISFARTLCDDIEFSTEDAGRSDPDFLVQVLGEAIKAGATTLNIPDTVGYTTPDEYGRLIAYLIANTPGAEKAIWSVHCHNDLGLATANTLAGIQAGARQAEVTLNGIGERAGNTALEEVVMALTTRPQNFNLQTNIDTTQIARTSHMVSTYTGMVIQPNKAIVGANAFAHEAGIHQDGMLKNHQTYEIMRPEAVGLNTSKLVLGKHSGRHAFRVHLREMGYDNLDDTEVVAAFKRFKKIADKKKVVTDADIEAIIADEIYQPPETWRLDHIQVSCGDHSIPTASVVMTGPDGAQYQDAALGSGPVDAVYQAINRIIGVANRLTEFSINAVTEGLDAVAEATIRIQPIEEGDFTVNPQTSKAIYRTFSGHGASTDIVVASARAYLSALNKMLAERDKRPHQLQRITNEPTV; encoded by the coding sequence ATGACACAACAGACTGCCGCCAACGATACCATCCTGATTTTTGATACGACCTTGCGCGACGGCGAGCAATCGCCCGGCGCGACGCTCAACGTGGAAGAGAAGCTGGAGATCGCCCGACAGTTGTCGCGCCTGGGGGTGGACATCTGCGAGGCGGGCTTCCCTATCGCCTCGCCCGGCGATTTCGAGGCCGTGCGCCGAATTGCCGAGGAGGTCGGGCCGCTGACCGAGGGGCGCAAGGACGGGCGGCCGATGGTCATCGCCGGGCTGGCCCGCGCCAATGAGGAGGACATCCGCCGCGCCTACGATGCGGTGAAGGTCGCCCCGCGCCATCGCATCCACACTTTTCTGGCGACGAGCGACATCCACCTGAAGCACAAGCTGCGCATGGACCGCGAGGAGTGCGTCGAGCAGGTCATCCGGTCGATTTCCTTTGCCCGAACCTTATGCGACGATATCGAGTTCTCGACCGAAGACGCCGGCCGCTCCGACCCGGACTTTCTGGTGCAGGTGTTGGGCGAGGCGATCAAGGCCGGGGCGACGACGCTCAACATTCCCGACACCGTGGGCTATACCACGCCGGATGAGTACGGCCGGCTCATCGCCTACCTCATCGCCAACACGCCGGGGGCCGAGAAGGCGATCTGGTCAGTCCATTGCCACAATGATCTGGGTCTGGCGACGGCCAACACGCTGGCCGGCATCCAGGCCGGGGCGCGGCAGGCCGAGGTCACGCTGAACGGCATCGGCGAGCGGGCCGGTAACACGGCCCTCGAAGAAGTGGTCATGGCCCTGACGACCCGGCCGCAGAACTTCAATCTGCAAACCAACATCGACACGACGCAGATCGCCCGCACCAGCCACATGGTCAGCACCTATACCGGCATGGTCATCCAACCCAACAAGGCCATCGTCGGGGCCAACGCCTTCGCCCATGAGGCGGGTATCCACCAGGACGGGATGCTCAAGAATCATCAGACCTACGAGATCATGCGGCCGGAGGCGGTCGGCCTGAATACGTCGAAACTGGTGCTGGGCAAGCATTCCGGCCGCCATGCCTTTCGCGTCCATCTACGCGAGATGGGCTACGACAATTTGGACGACACCGAAGTGGTGGCGGCCTTCAAGCGCTTCAAAAAGATCGCCGACAAGAAGAAAGTCGTCACCGACGCCGACATCGAGGCCATCATCGCCGATGAGATCTATCAGCCGCCGGAGACCTGGCGGCTCGATCATATTCAGGTGTCGTGTGGCGACCACAGCATCCCCACGGCCAGTGTCGTGATGACCGGCCCGGACGGAGCGCAATATCAGGACGCGGCGCTGGGCAGCGGGCCGGTGGATGCCGTCTATCAGGCCATCAACCGCATCATCGGCGTCGCCAACCGTCTGACCGAGTTCAGCATCAACGCCGTGACCGAGGGGTTAGACGCGGTGGCCGAAGCGACGATCCGCATCCAGCCCATCGAGGAGGGCGACTTCACCGTCAACCCCCAGACCAGCAAGGCGATCTACCGCACCTTCAGCGGCCACGGAGCCAGCACCGACATCGTCGTCGCCAGCGCGCGGGCCTACCTGAGCGCGCTGAACAAGATGCTGGCCGAGCGCGACAAACGGCCGCACCAGTTGCAACGGATCACCAATGAGCCGACGGTCTGA
- the ilvC gene encoding ketol-acid reductoisomerase — MATVYYDQDADLAALAGKKIAIIGYGSQGHAHALNLRDSGMDVRVGLYPGSPSWAKAEAAGLTVKATADAAAEADIIMILAPDTSQAKIYREAIAPALSPGKTLMFSHGFNIRYAQIVPPTGVDVSLVAPKAPGHRVRELFVDGMGTPGLMAVHQDTSGQAAANALAYAKAIGCTRAGVIQTTFTEETETDLFGEQVILCGGVSHLIESAFNTLVEAGYQPEIAYFECLHELKLIVDLIYQGGLNYMRYSVSDTAEHGDYTAGPKIVTDQTRQAMKGILADIQSGAYAEGWIDENAQGRPWFDQRRADARDSRVEHVGRDLRRMMPWLNPKEA; from the coding sequence TTGGCCACTGTTTATTACGATCAAGACGCAGACCTGGCGGCGCTGGCCGGCAAAAAGATCGCCATCATCGGCTACGGCAGCCAGGGCCACGCCCACGCGCTGAATTTGCGCGATTCGGGCATGGACGTGCGCGTCGGGCTATACCCCGGCAGCCCGTCGTGGGCCAAGGCCGAGGCCGCCGGATTAACCGTGAAGGCGACGGCCGACGCCGCGGCCGAGGCCGACATCATTATGATCCTGGCCCCCGACACGTCGCAGGCGAAAATATACCGCGAGGCCATCGCCCCCGCCCTGTCGCCGGGCAAGACCTTGATGTTCAGCCACGGCTTCAACATCCGCTACGCTCAAATCGTGCCCCCAACCGGCGTCGACGTGAGCCTCGTTGCGCCCAAGGCCCCCGGCCACCGCGTCCGCGAGCTTTTTGTCGATGGCATGGGCACGCCGGGCCTGATGGCCGTCCACCAGGATACCAGCGGCCAGGCCGCGGCCAACGCCCTGGCCTATGCCAAGGCCATCGGCTGCACCCGGGCCGGGGTCATCCAGACCACCTTCACCGAGGAGACCGAGACCGACCTCTTCGGCGAGCAAGTTATCCTGTGCGGTGGCGTCAGCCATCTGATAGAATCCGCCTTCAATACGCTGGTCGAGGCTGGCTACCAGCCGGAGATCGCCTACTTTGAATGTCTACACGAACTTAAGCTGATCGTTGATCTCATCTATCAGGGCGGACTGAACTACATGCGCTACAGCGTCAGCGACACGGCCGAGCATGGCGACTACACCGCCGGGCCGAAGATCGTCACCGACCAGACGCGGCAGGCGATGAAAGGTATCCTGGCCGACATCCAGTCCGGGGCCTACGCCGAGGGCTGGATCGATGAGAACGCCCAGGGGCGGCCGTGGTTCGACCAGCGCCGCGCCGATGCCCGCGACAGCCGGGTCGAGCACGTCGGCCGCGACCTGCGCCGGATGATGCCCTGGCTGAATCCCAAAGAGGCTTAA
- the ilvN gene encoding acetolactate synthase small subunit — protein sequence MPDNKIQAHTIIAWLEDKPSVLNRVTGLFSRRNFNIESLNVGHSETPGISRMTFVSRGTERDLQQVTTQLDKLINVVHIADVTHEPAVVREMALIKVTATGQTRGEIMQLVDIYRASVVDVDMTSLIIQIVAPEDRVNSLIKLLEGFGIEEMVRTGRVAMVRGSSPHGHSHGAREWTDIEPVLAEKNGHHEY from the coding sequence ATGCCCGACAATAAAATCCAAGCCCACACCATCATCGCCTGGCTGGAAGACAAGCCCAGCGTCCTGAACCGCGTCACCGGCCTGTTCAGCCGGCGCAACTTCAACATCGAGAGCCTCAACGTCGGCCACTCGGAAACGCCCGGCATCAGCCGTATGACCTTCGTGTCCCGCGGCACCGAGCGCGATCTGCAACAAGTGACGACCCAATTGGACAAGCTCATCAACGTCGTCCACATCGCCGACGTGACCCATGAGCCGGCCGTGGTGCGTGAGATGGCCCTGATCAAGGTGACCGCCACCGGCCAGACGCGCGGCGAGATCATGCAACTGGTCGACATCTACCGCGCCTCGGTGGTCGATGTGGACATGACCTCGCTCATCATTCAGATCGTCGCCCCGGAAGATCGCGTCAATTCGCTCATCAAGCTGCTGGAGGGGTTCGGCATCGAGGAGATGGTGCGCACCGGCCGCGTGGCGATGGTGCGCGGCAGTTCCCCCCACGGCCACAGCCACGGCGCGCGCGAGTGGACCGACATCGAGCCGGTGCTGGCCGAAAAGAACGGTCATCACGAATATTAA
- the ilvB gene encoding biosynthetic-type acetolactate synthase large subunit: MAELKSGGQIIWESLIHEGVDVVFGLPGGAILPTYDDLYKYDYPVHHVLVTHEQGAAHMADGYARATGKTGVCIATSGPGATNLVTGLATAYMDSTPIVAITGQVPRSLLGRDGFQEADIRAISMPVTKHNYLITDIRDLPAALKEAFYIARSGRPGPVLVDVCKCVQQATMEFTYPSDVYLPGYRPYKLAPDPQVIKRVARLINEAQRPVIVAGQGVSMARAEAELKQLAEKANIPVATSLLGIGTFSSTHPLSISWGGMHGEAYCNYALQECDVMFAIGARLDDRLTGAFSTFAPKARIIHVDLDPAEMGKNLTIDTPVIADALLTLRDLLPLVEPNEHPAWLAQINEWRGESVERDILTQETDELIAPYIMRQLWHATNQGNATIVTDVGQHQMWEAQYFNHTKPRSLLTSGGLGTMGYSLPAAIGAQMGKPEEEIWVVAGDGGFQMTMPELSTVMQERLPLKIAIINNGYLGMVRQWQDVFYNKRYVGTPLYNPDFVKVAEAYGIPGRAVTRKEDVFDALRQAQNTTGPFLLVFQVEEFTNVYPMVAPGKSNADMIRRGLPAEN, translated from the coding sequence ATGGCAGAGTTGAAATCGGGCGGACAGATCATTTGGGAGAGCCTCATCCATGAGGGGGTCGATGTAGTCTTCGGCCTGCCGGGGGGGGCCATCCTGCCAACTTACGATGACCTCTACAAGTATGACTACCCGGTCCATCACGTGTTGGTGACCCACGAGCAAGGCGCGGCCCACATGGCCGACGGCTACGCGCGGGCCACGGGCAAGACCGGCGTGTGCATCGCCACCTCCGGGCCGGGGGCCACCAACCTCGTCACCGGGCTGGCGACGGCCTACATGGATTCGACGCCCATCGTGGCGATCACCGGGCAGGTGCCGCGCTCGCTGCTCGGCCGCGACGGCTTCCAGGAGGCCGACATTCGCGCCATCAGTATGCCCGTCACCAAACACAATTATCTCATCACCGACATTCGCGATCTGCCGGCGGCGCTGAAAGAAGCGTTCTACATCGCCCGCAGCGGTCGCCCCGGCCCGGTGCTGGTCGACGTGTGCAAGTGCGTGCAGCAGGCGACGATGGAGTTCACCTATCCCAGCGATGTCTACCTGCCCGGCTACCGGCCCTACAAGCTGGCCCCCGATCCGCAGGTCATCAAGCGCGTGGCCCGTCTCATCAACGAAGCCCAGCGGCCGGTGATCGTCGCCGGACAGGGCGTGTCGATGGCGCGGGCCGAGGCGGAATTGAAGCAACTGGCCGAGAAAGCCAATATCCCCGTCGCCACCAGTCTGCTGGGCATCGGCACCTTTTCCAGCACCCACCCCCTGTCGATCAGTTGGGGCGGTATGCACGGCGAAGCGTATTGCAACTACGCCCTGCAGGAGTGCGACGTCATGTTCGCCATCGGGGCGCGCCTCGACGACCGCCTGACCGGAGCCTTCAGCACCTTCGCCCCCAAGGCGCGCATCATCCACGTCGATCTTGACCCGGCCGAGATGGGCAAGAATCTGACCATCGACACGCCGGTCATCGCCGACGCGCTGCTGACCCTGCGCGATCTGTTGCCGTTGGTCGAGCCGAATGAGCACCCCGCCTGGCTGGCCCAAATCAACGAGTGGCGCGGCGAATCGGTCGAACGGGACATCCTGACTCAGGAGACGGACGAACTGATCGCCCCCTACATCATGCGGCAATTGTGGCACGCCACCAACCAGGGCAACGCCACCATCGTCACCGACGTGGGCCAGCACCAGATGTGGGAGGCGCAATACTTCAACCACACCAAGCCGCGCAGTCTGCTGACCTCCGGCGGCCTGGGCACGATGGGCTATTCGCTGCCGGCGGCCATCGGCGCGCAAATGGGCAAGCCGGAGGAGGAGATATGGGTCGTGGCCGGCGACGGCGGCTTCCAGATGACCATGCCCGAACTCTCGACCGTGATGCAGGAGCGCTTGCCGCTCAAAATCGCCATCATTAACAACGGCTATCTGGGCATGGTGCGCCAATGGCAGGACGTGTTCTATAACAAACGATACGTGGGCACGCCGCTCTACAACCCCGATTTCGTCAAGGTGGCCGAGGCCTATGGGATTCCCGGCCGCGCCGTCACCCGCAAAGAGGACGTTTTCGACGCCCTACGACAGGCGCAGAATACGACCGGCCCGTTCCTGCTCGTCTTCCAGGTCGAGGAGTTCACCAACGTCTATCCGATGGTCGCGCCGGGCAAGAGCAACGCCGACATGATCCGCCGCGGCCTGCCGGCCGAAAATTAA
- a CDS encoding helix-turn-helix domain-containing protein: protein MPHHTDFVMVTLSPDSNPALNRADKANRNDGSPGEINIGDLLRLALPLDTQLLGGGLEARRHVNWVAVLTGWNDLESQTRPNDLVIIPPELTATLDPAHAAEKLITLAELPVSGILAIGKINEQLAQIAESLNLTVLVTPDSSTVREIHQAVTLLLLDRQTATSDRAIQLYRQLSAMSREGHGLTAMTEVMSKLTGNIVAVQDKRLEIQAISWPSTTTVSREALIRALEQRDALPPVLRNRKAAARARQSYWQQLLSLDENSPPLGRLLSPIISGDRARGYLSVIGPADELDLFDSLTVEHGAAACALEMAKAKAVSEAKKSLRGDFLEGLLTRSLPRKEIERLEGRLDHDTKDPHAVMVIDWAGADTPSLRRLETSVHWVLSNHPRPALVHIFGNQHLVIFQALKNTEDMESAHQLGRRIREQIEAESPEATVIGGISGPARALADWPTVYDQAVQAMQLGERLRLTNQFVEFQSLGIYRLLYDLEDQASVRQFTDEVMRPLVEYDQQNRGSLVKTVEAYFNHHGNISQTAESLFVHRNTLLYRMERIQELTGLQLDQANMRLALHLSLKLWQLRPDADRSPAG, encoded by the coding sequence TTGCCCCACCACACCGATTTCGTCATGGTCACCCTTTCCCCCGATTCCAACCCGGCCCTAAACCGCGCCGATAAGGCCAACCGCAACGACGGCTCGCCCGGCGAAATCAACATCGGCGATCTGTTGCGCCTGGCCTTGCCGCTGGACACGCAGCTCCTGGGCGGCGGTCTGGAGGCGCGCCGCCACGTCAATTGGGTCGCCGTCCTCACCGGCTGGAACGACCTGGAAAGCCAGACCCGGCCCAACGATCTGGTGATCATCCCGCCCGAGTTGACCGCAACGCTCGATCCGGCGCATGCCGCCGAAAAGCTGATCACCTTGGCCGAGTTGCCGGTTTCCGGTATCCTGGCCATCGGCAAAATTAATGAGCAATTGGCCCAGATCGCCGAATCGCTCAATCTGACGGTCCTGGTGACGCCAGATTCATCGACGGTGCGCGAGATTCATCAAGCGGTGACGCTCTTGCTGCTGGATCGCCAGACGGCCACGAGCGACCGGGCCATCCAACTCTACCGCCAACTGTCGGCCATGTCGCGCGAAGGGCACGGCCTGACGGCCATGACCGAGGTGATGAGCAAACTCACCGGCAACATCGTCGCCGTGCAGGACAAGCGACTGGAGATACAGGCCATTAGCTGGCCCAGCACGACCACCGTCAGCCGGGAGGCGCTCATCAGGGCGCTGGAACAACGCGACGCGCTGCCGCCCGTCTTGCGCAATCGCAAGGCGGCGGCCCGGGCGCGGCAAAGTTATTGGCAACAACTCCTCTCGCTTGACGAAAACAGCCCGCCGCTGGGCCGCCTGCTCAGCCCGATTATCTCCGGCGACCGCGCCCGCGGCTACCTGTCGGTCATCGGCCCGGCCGACGAGCTGGATCTGTTCGATAGCCTGACCGTGGAGCACGGCGCGGCGGCCTGCGCCCTGGAGATGGCCAAAGCCAAAGCCGTCAGCGAGGCCAAGAAATCGCTGCGCGGCGATTTCCTGGAGGGCTTGCTGACCCGCTCCTTGCCCAGAAAAGAGATCGAACGGCTGGAGGGACGGCTGGATCACGACACCAAAGACCCCCACGCCGTCATGGTCATCGATTGGGCCGGGGCGGACACGCCGAGTTTGCGGCGGCTGGAGACCTCGGTCCATTGGGTGCTGTCCAATCATCCCCGCCCGGCGCTCGTCCACATCTTCGGCAACCAGCATCTGGTCATCTTCCAGGCCCTGAAAAACACGGAAGACATGGAAAGCGCCCACCAACTCGGCCGGCGCATCCGCGAACAGATCGAGGCCGAGTCGCCCGAAGCCACGGTCATCGGCGGCATCAGCGGCCCGGCGCGCGCCCTGGCCGACTGGCCCACCGTCTACGATCAGGCGGTGCAGGCCATGCAACTGGGCGAACGGCTCCGGCTGACCAACCAGTTCGTCGAGTTCCAAAGTCTCGGCATCTATCGCCTGTTGTACGATCTGGAAGATCAAGCCTCGGTCAGACAGTTCACCGACGAGGTCATGCGGCCGTTGGTGGAATACGATCAGCAAAATCGCGGCAGCCTGGTCAAGACGGTCGAGGCCTATTTCAACCACCACGGCAACATCAGCCAGACGGCCGAGTCCCTCTTCGTCCATCGCAACACCCTGCTCTACCGCATGGAGCGCATCCAGGAGCTGACCGGGCTGCAACTGGATCAGGCCAACATGCGCCTGGCCCTGCACCTGTCCCTGAAACTGTGGCAATTGCGGCCCGATGCCGATCGAAGCCCCGCCGGCTAA